From Populus trichocarpa isolate Nisqually-1 chromosome 19, P.trichocarpa_v4.1, whole genome shotgun sequence, a single genomic window includes:
- the LOC7498114 gene encoding probable LRR receptor-like serine/threonine-protein kinase At1g06840 isoform X1: MIRDSGDISFLGMTISRTWTFGAALLIWLCWSSLLVAAQNAPTDPVEVNALRDIKNSLIDINNNLSNWRRGDPCTSNWTGVLCFNKTEEDGYQHVRELQLLNMNLSGTLSPSLGSLSYMEILDFMWNNITGSIPPEIGNITPLVLLLLNGNQLTGPLPDELGYLPNLERIQIDQNNISGPIPKSFANLNKTQHFHMNNNSISGNIPAELSRLPSLLHFLLDNNNLSGTLPPELSNFPNLLILQLDNNNFDGSTIPASYGNMTKLLKLSLRNCSLQGPMPDLSGIPNLGYLDLSFNQLAGPIPTNKLSKNITTIDLSYNNLNGTIPANFSELPLLQQLSIANNSLSGSVPFTTWQTRANGTEGLDLDFENNTLSNISGSISLPQNVTLRLKGNPVCSNSSIFQFCESQNNDMNNQSSTESNATCFTQSCPSPYEYSPTSPTSCFCAAPLIFGYRLKSPGFSKFVPYRIRFENYLTSGLKLSLFQLDLASVVWESGPRLKMHLKLFPVYVNGTNTFNTSEARRIISMFTGWKIPDSEIFGPYELLYITLLDPYRDVIVTSQKSNKISTGALVGIVLGAIAGAVTLSAVVSLLILRRRLRDYTAISKRRRQSKASLKIEGVKDFSYAEMAMATNNFNSSSQVGQGGYGKVYKGILADGRTVAIKRTEEGSLQGEKEFLTEIELLSRLHHRNLVSLLGYCDEQGEQMLVYEFMPNGTLRDHLSVKGKEPLSFATRLKIAMTSAKGILYLHTEANPPIFHRDIKASNILVDSRYDAKVADFGLSRLAPVPDIEGSVPDHISTVVKGTPGYLDPEYFLTHKLTDKSDVYSLGVVFLELLTGKQPISHGKNIVREVKIAYQSGMIFSIIDERMGSYPSDCIDKFLTLAMKCCNEETDARPSMADVVRELEGIWHMMSESDTTTTDTISTDNRKEMTPPSSSSMMMNPCVSSEVSGSDLVSGAVPTITPR; this comes from the exons ATGATTCGGGATTCTGGTGATATTTCCTTTCTTGGGATGACTATATCGAGAACTTGGACATTCGGAGCTGCTCTGCTCATCTGGCTCTGTTGGTCTTCATTACTTGTAGCAGCACAAAATGCACCCACTGACCCTGTAGAAG TGAACGCATTGCGAGACATCAAGAACAGTTTGATTGATATCAATAACAATTTGAGTAATTGGAGACGAGGCGATCCATGCACATCAAACTGGACAGGGGTTTTGTGCTTCAATAAAACAGAAGAGGATGGCTATCAACATGTTCGAGAATT GCAACTGTTGAATATGAATTTATCAGGAACTTTATCACCATCCCTCGGCAGCTTATCTTATATGGAAATATT GGATTTTATGTGGAACAACATTACTGGAAGCATACCACCGGAGATAGGAAATATTACACCTTTGGTACTCTT GCTCCTGAATGGAAATCAATTAACGGGTCCCTTGCCTGACGAGCTTGGCTATCTTCCAAACTTGGAAAGGATACAGATAGACCAGAATAATATATCAGGACCAATACCTAAATCATTTGCAAACTTGAACAAAACACAGCACTT TCACATGAACAACAATTCAATTAGTGGGAATATCCCAGCTGAACTTTCAAGATTACCAAGTCTACTTCACTT CCTTCTGGATAACAACAACCTATCAGGAACTCTTCCGCCAGAGTTATCTAACTTTCCGAATTTACTTATACT CCAACTTGACAATAACAACTTTGATGGGAGCACAATCCCGGCTTCTTATGGAAACATGACTAAATTGTTGAAGTT GAGTCTGAGGAACTGTAGCTTGCAAGGTCCAATGCCTGACTTGAGTGGGATACCAAATCTTGGCTATCT AGACCTCAGTTTCAACCAGCTAGCTGGACCCATACCTACAAATAAGCTTTCTAAGAATATTACAACCAT CGATTTATCCTACAACAATCTTAACGGGACTATTCCTGCCAACTTTTCAGAACTTCCTCTACTTCAGCAACT GTCAATTGCAAACAATTCATTGAGTGGCTCTGTTCCCTTCACAACCTGGCAAACTAGGGCCAACGGGACTGAAGGACTTGACTT GGACTTTGAAAACAATACACTTTCAAATATTTCTGGCAGTATCAGTCTCCCTCAGAATGTCACGCTGAG GCTTAAAGGAAATCCTGTGTGCTCAAATTCCAGCATATTTCAATTTTGTGAATCTCAGAATAACGATATGAACAATCAGAGTTCAACAGAATCTAATGCTACCTGTTTTACTCAATCATGTCCATCCCCTTACGAATATTCCCCAACATCCCCAACATCTTGTTTCTGTGCTGCCCCTTTGATCTTTGGATATCGACTGAAAAGTCCCGGCTTCTCAAAGTTTGTTCCTTACAGAATTAGATTTGAGAATTATTTGACCTCTGGTCTCAAATTGAGTCTCTTTCAGCTAGACCTTGCTTCAGTTGTATGGGAAAGCGGACCTCGattaaaaatgcatttgaaGCTTTTCCCTGTCTATGTTAATGGAACCAATACCTTTAATACAAGTGAGGCTCGGCGCATCATTAGCATGTTCACTGGGTGGAAAATTCCGGACAGTGAAATATTCGGACCTTATGAACTTCTTTACATCACTTTGTTGGATCCTTACAGAGATG TGATTGTCACCTCTCagaaatctaataaaataagcACGGGTGCTCTGGTTGGCATAGTATTGGGAGCCATTGCTGGCGCAGTTACATTATCTGCAGTTGTTTCACTTCTTATCTTGAGAAGGCGTTTGAGGGACTACACAGCAATATCAAAAAGACGTCGCC AGTCCAAAGCCTCCTTGAAAATTGAAGGCGTGAAGGATTTTTCTTATGCTGAAATGGCCATGGCTACAAACAATTTCAATAGCTCCAGTCAAGTTGGTCAAGGGGGTTATGGAAAAGTTTATAAAGGGATCCTTGCTGATGGCAGAACTGTGGCTATAAAACGGACTGAAGAGGGATCTTTACAGGGCGAGAAAGAGTTTTTAACAGAAATAGAGTTGTTGTCAAGGTTACATCATCGGAACCTTGTATCTTTGCTTGGATATTGTGACGAGCAAGGAGAACAG ATGTTGGTTTACGAGTTCATGCCAAATGGCACTCTTAGAGATCATCTATCAG TGAAGGGAAAAGAACCCTTGAGTTTTGCGACAAGATTGAAAATTGCCATGACTTCAGCTAAGGGCATACTCTACCTGCATACAGAAGCTAATCCTCCGATATTTCATCGAGATATCAAGGCCAGCAACATATTAGTGGACTCCAGGTATGATGCCAAAGTTGCTGATTTCGGACTTTCAAGACTTGCCCCAGTTCCAGATATCGAAGGGAGTGTGCCAGATCATATATCTACGGTTGTGAAGGGCACTCCA GGTTACCTTGATCCGGAGTATTTTCTAACTCATAAATTGACAGACAAGAGTGATGTTTATAGCCTCGGTGTAGTGTTTCTGGAGCTGTTGACGGGGAAGCAGCCAATCTCACATGGCAAAAACATTGTTCGAGAG GTTAAAATCGCATATCAATCTGGTATGATCTTCTCGATTATCGATGAACGAATGGGTTCTTATCCTTCCGACTGCATTGACAAGTTCTTGACTTTGGCCATGAAATGTTGCAACGAGGAGACAGATGCGAGACCATCAATGGCTGATGTAGTCCGAGAACTTGAAGGTATATGGCATATGATGTCAGAATCTGACACTACAACAACAGATACAATCAGCACCGATAACAGAAAGGAAATGACTCCACCCTCTTCATCCTCTATGATGATGAACCCTTGTGTGTCATCAGAAGTGTCTGGCAGCGACCTTGTTAGCGGAGCCGTTCCTACCATCACTCCAAGATAA
- the LOC7498114 gene encoding probable LRR receptor-like serine/threonine-protein kinase At1g06840 isoform X2, which translates to MIRDSGDISFLGMTISRTWTFGAALLIWLCWSSLLVAAQNAPTDPVEVNALRDIKNSLIDINNNLSNWRRGDPCTSNWTGVLCFNKTEEDGYQHVRELQLLNMNLSGTLSPSLGSLSYMEILDFMWNNITGSIPPEIGNITPLVLLLLNGNQLTGPLPDELGYLPNLERIQIDQNNISGPIPKSFANLNKTQHFHMNNNSISGNIPAELSRLPSLLHFLLDNNNLSGTLPPELSNFPNLLILQLDNNNFDGSTIPASYGNMTKLLKLSLRNCSLQGPMPDLSGIPNLGYLDLSFNQLAGPIPTNKLSKNITTIDLSYNNLNGTIPANFSELPLLQQLSIANNSLSGSVPFTTWQTRANGTEGLDLDFENNTLSNISGSISLPQNVTLRLKGNPVCSNSSIFQFCESQNNDMNNQSSTESNATCFTQSCPSPYEYSPTSPTSCFCAAPLIFGYRLKSPGFSKFVPYRIRFENYLTSGLKLSLFQLDLASVVWESGPRLKMHLKLFPVYVNGTNTFNTSEARRIISMFTGWKIPDSEIFGPYELLYITLLDPYRDVIVTSQKSNKISTGALVGIVLGAIAGAVTLSAVVSLLILRRRLRDYTAISKRRRQSKASLKIEGVKDFSYAEMAMATNNFNSSSQVGQGGYGKVYKGILADGRTVAIKRTEEGSLQGEKEFLTEIELLSRLHHRNLVSLLGYCDEQGEQMLVYEFMPNGTLRDHLSGLP; encoded by the exons ATGATTCGGGATTCTGGTGATATTTCCTTTCTTGGGATGACTATATCGAGAACTTGGACATTCGGAGCTGCTCTGCTCATCTGGCTCTGTTGGTCTTCATTACTTGTAGCAGCACAAAATGCACCCACTGACCCTGTAGAAG TGAACGCATTGCGAGACATCAAGAACAGTTTGATTGATATCAATAACAATTTGAGTAATTGGAGACGAGGCGATCCATGCACATCAAACTGGACAGGGGTTTTGTGCTTCAATAAAACAGAAGAGGATGGCTATCAACATGTTCGAGAATT GCAACTGTTGAATATGAATTTATCAGGAACTTTATCACCATCCCTCGGCAGCTTATCTTATATGGAAATATT GGATTTTATGTGGAACAACATTACTGGAAGCATACCACCGGAGATAGGAAATATTACACCTTTGGTACTCTT GCTCCTGAATGGAAATCAATTAACGGGTCCCTTGCCTGACGAGCTTGGCTATCTTCCAAACTTGGAAAGGATACAGATAGACCAGAATAATATATCAGGACCAATACCTAAATCATTTGCAAACTTGAACAAAACACAGCACTT TCACATGAACAACAATTCAATTAGTGGGAATATCCCAGCTGAACTTTCAAGATTACCAAGTCTACTTCACTT CCTTCTGGATAACAACAACCTATCAGGAACTCTTCCGCCAGAGTTATCTAACTTTCCGAATTTACTTATACT CCAACTTGACAATAACAACTTTGATGGGAGCACAATCCCGGCTTCTTATGGAAACATGACTAAATTGTTGAAGTT GAGTCTGAGGAACTGTAGCTTGCAAGGTCCAATGCCTGACTTGAGTGGGATACCAAATCTTGGCTATCT AGACCTCAGTTTCAACCAGCTAGCTGGACCCATACCTACAAATAAGCTTTCTAAGAATATTACAACCAT CGATTTATCCTACAACAATCTTAACGGGACTATTCCTGCCAACTTTTCAGAACTTCCTCTACTTCAGCAACT GTCAATTGCAAACAATTCATTGAGTGGCTCTGTTCCCTTCACAACCTGGCAAACTAGGGCCAACGGGACTGAAGGACTTGACTT GGACTTTGAAAACAATACACTTTCAAATATTTCTGGCAGTATCAGTCTCCCTCAGAATGTCACGCTGAG GCTTAAAGGAAATCCTGTGTGCTCAAATTCCAGCATATTTCAATTTTGTGAATCTCAGAATAACGATATGAACAATCAGAGTTCAACAGAATCTAATGCTACCTGTTTTACTCAATCATGTCCATCCCCTTACGAATATTCCCCAACATCCCCAACATCTTGTTTCTGTGCTGCCCCTTTGATCTTTGGATATCGACTGAAAAGTCCCGGCTTCTCAAAGTTTGTTCCTTACAGAATTAGATTTGAGAATTATTTGACCTCTGGTCTCAAATTGAGTCTCTTTCAGCTAGACCTTGCTTCAGTTGTATGGGAAAGCGGACCTCGattaaaaatgcatttgaaGCTTTTCCCTGTCTATGTTAATGGAACCAATACCTTTAATACAAGTGAGGCTCGGCGCATCATTAGCATGTTCACTGGGTGGAAAATTCCGGACAGTGAAATATTCGGACCTTATGAACTTCTTTACATCACTTTGTTGGATCCTTACAGAGATG TGATTGTCACCTCTCagaaatctaataaaataagcACGGGTGCTCTGGTTGGCATAGTATTGGGAGCCATTGCTGGCGCAGTTACATTATCTGCAGTTGTTTCACTTCTTATCTTGAGAAGGCGTTTGAGGGACTACACAGCAATATCAAAAAGACGTCGCC AGTCCAAAGCCTCCTTGAAAATTGAAGGCGTGAAGGATTTTTCTTATGCTGAAATGGCCATGGCTACAAACAATTTCAATAGCTCCAGTCAAGTTGGTCAAGGGGGTTATGGAAAAGTTTATAAAGGGATCCTTGCTGATGGCAGAACTGTGGCTATAAAACGGACTGAAGAGGGATCTTTACAGGGCGAGAAAGAGTTTTTAACAGAAATAGAGTTGTTGTCAAGGTTACATCATCGGAACCTTGTATCTTTGCTTGGATATTGTGACGAGCAAGGAGAACAG ATGTTGGTTTACGAGTTCATGCCAAATGGCACTCTTAGAGATCATCTATCAG GGTTACCTTGA